tttttcttttaacgGACGCGCTGTTACTTCTGTGTGAACTACACTGCACTACAGATCGACATTCGACCCGATTATTAACTATTATATAGAAGACGGTGTAAAATGTTTCCTATTACTTGCGATAGCCGGCATTTATATAAGCACCCTGCATGCCGCGCGATAACTGGAATTCCGCGGCTCTCGCATCACTGCAGTAGGCTACCATCGATTTTCGATACAACGCGATGACACTCGAACCAAGCTCATCATGCGGCCAGCTAACGTGCGAGCGAGTATGACGTGCGATAAGAATAAAGCCGACGAATTTCCAGAACTTTCTTGTGGCGAAATAGATAGAAGCAAAATAGAGACGCGGAAAGAGCTGCTAGTACTATATACAGGTTTTCTAACGGAAATTAGCACAACTCCTAGCAGATTCTCCTATATACTAGACGgactcattattttttttttaagaaaaacaaacattTAAATTATACTAATAGAATTGCGGCATTCTTTAAACTGTTTGAAAAATGCTAGCTGGCATCTGAATTGTGCTAATCGATCTTCGCCGGAAATCGGTATGGTGCTAGTCTTCAATACGAACCAGCCAATTATTTTCCTAATATACTTACTTATGAgaaaaacttattttgataatttgataattcataaattttatcagttttTGCTTTATAAAGCCCCGAAATCGCTAGTGTTTGCAATCCGTTTTGTTTCTACacgcgtattaaaaataatattatatggATTTCTCCCTGCTTTCGTTCTTTAACCCTTGAATGCATGGTTTTCCGAGCGATTTTCTGCACTATTTATCAGAACTGACCAGAAAATTGCTTAGattgaagaaaagctctaagtagCTTACTACATCCCTCTAAACTATGCTAAATACCTAAACAATCAATCTTCTAaaattctaattgaaatcctacaaacgaaatatcatccttttgtttacttcctcttaaaaactgcgatacaaaagtgttgtattatttatctgaaattacaatagaataaaattaaaataagatatattttaagaatatctacaaacaaaattaaataattgatacgaatacaaataagttactaattttccagtagttttgatgatagtgtggatgaccgccagaagaataccgatcaaaactttgacaacaatattgaaaaaaaaacaggataatactgtataagcaCCGATAGGCATTACgaacgcgaagcgcgagcgtttTGCGTGCCTTGCATCGCGACGCGATGCAAGGCGGCAAGCCAACGCGGTCGTAAGGCCGCGCGTGGCGCGCTAGTATATTTTCCAACAAtctctcatttttcaaaacgaAATTTGTAGTTTCAAACTTCAACTCTATGCGCATAACTTtcatttgtttataataaaataaagttgACCAAGAAACTGGCATAACAGATAGATTGGTCATCAATGACGTCCTTTTATGGAGCCTTATAGAAGACGAAGTTTGGCTCATAAGTAGTTTTAAACGACGATTTTGCTTATCAAGCGAccaaaagttttgaaaattgattaaaaatgaaaaatagttacataaatgaatctttattaaaactttgttTTAGAACAAGATAACAAgtcttataaaaaatgtattatcttttaattgactttttagattcaattgaaaaatgttatttaGCTAATTTCAAACTTTCAAAGACTTTGTTACATCTCATTTGCAAACACATATCTGTTATAAAAGTAGTTACATGTGCATCCTTATCTTTTTGTTTACTGCAACTTTCATAAGCTACGATAAATGTCATTCGTGGGTCGACGTTGTACATTGCGTATATCCAAAAATCCTGGAAacacattaaacaaaaatattaaaatttcgataaaaaagaattaaaagaaCATTTACTCATTTTTcctacatttatttataacaatgcgaaaaaacacaaatttagatacaataatgtaaatatttgtatttattgaattgaaaatttgaaaacccaatatagaagtaaatagtgtcgcggtCGCCGCAGGcctctcaaactcgccttcgtggcctaccgcgccacttgattcatagattttttacaaaatcagcgatttttatctctttatttaaaatgttaaatcaccataagagaatttaaatggtccggcaaaaaaaaattggcaaGTGATTGGCAACGCACGCGGGAATTTGTACGCTTTGAATGGTTCAAAGAACCGAAAAAAAAtggtctggtaggtgtgccctgaaatctaaattttcaacttCCAGCATCGAGTTGTTTCCACTCGGTCTTGGATTTGCACGTACTTATATGTTACGTCTATGCGTGGCATAAGTTGTCCTTAATTGCACCGTGCATACGCTATCCGCACGGTGCAAAAATAGACTGTTAATGCCACGTATAGGCGTGACAGCGGTTTTATACtagtcagtgctataaaataggCTCGGGCGTTATTATACAGGCCATGCCGTAAAGTACGACTTATGCCACTATAGGTTCGTAATATACTTACACTTTGATCTCtgttgaatattattttatccaTCACTATGAGATCAGCATAACGTTCCTTTATACTTTTCTTAATATTATCCCAGTGAACAAATGGTTTCTGGGAGAAAGTCTAAATAAACGATGgataattaattaacaaattataaCCTTTTTATATTTCATCATCAATTAACaacgaaaaaattataaataactgACTTGTGGAACGCTCACAGCCATTAAAAAATCTTCTGTATTGTCTATTTCTCTATTTGGATGTCTGTATCCTGGACCAGAATCTTGCATGCCTCTTGTATCAAAAACAAGTACCACGGCTAGAATATCGTGTTTCTTTTGAAAACTTTGTAACCTGAACAATATTTGTCATGAAATTATCTGATCGCATATAaacttttaatgaaaaaaaaaaatgatctgTACATGAGGTAATTTATCACGAAAATACAACATATTCATGAATTACTTACTTATGGTAATAATCTGTAGCCTGTTTACTCATGATACTTCTCATTTCACCAGAACTTGCTTGTTGACTTAAAGTGGTATGaaagtaaaaagaaaacttaGCTAGAACAGCAGCTCTTAGTTTTACTAACCACTGGTACAATGCAGGCTGTTGATTAGCCTTTAGAAATGTTGCACCAAATCCAAGTTTCCAAGTCTGAAATAATCATTTTACATTATAGCTATATTTCAGAATGGTGATTTGGAATCGTAGATATTCATTGTTCAGTAAACTTACTTCTCTATTTTGCAATGTTCGTTCCCATGCTGACATTCGTACTTGGGCTCCATACAAAGCCATGAGAGATGGTAAAAACCTCCAGTTCTGTACTTCAATATATGCTTTTATTAATTGCATTAATATTTCACATTCTAACCTGGTACGACAATTGCAAATATAACACTGATCGATTTAGATTTTTCACATACAATATTTAACCAAAAATGTACTCACGTTAAAGCAGCTTTAATTGTATTTAATGCCAAATAGGAACAAGAGAGTTGATGGGACTCAATAATACCTTCTATGGACAATAATAACTCTTGGTGGCGCATCACCTTACTGCTAATACTCATATGGTACATTTTTTCATAACTAAAATACCAGaatttgtattataatatCATGGAATAGAaacagaattaaaaaaatcttaacA
The sequence above is drawn from the Nasonia vitripennis strain AsymCx chromosome 4, Nvit_psr_1.1, whole genome shotgun sequence genome and encodes:
- the LOC103316073 gene encoding KICSTOR complex protein C12orf66 homolog; the encoded protein is MDHEDEFLNSFFTQVTQLCFDKAKESVEKERESCRSTQMGPWGMLLMHLPQIAMAERSYADLGFLHTKNKGFLRKDNSLKTMYESLKADLKRVEEMTRGTNAVGATVAEISYHLCQFITARIQLIDFYEKMYHMSISSKVMRHQELLLSIEGIIESHQLSCSYLALNTIKAALTLECEILMQLIKAYIEVQNWRFLPSLMALYGAQVRMSAWERTLQNRETWKLGFGATFLKANQQPALYQWLVKLRAAVLAKFSFYFHTTLSQQASSGEMRSIMSKQATDYYHKLQSFQKKHDILAVVLVFDTRGMQDSGPGYRHPNREIDNTEDFLMAVSVPQTFSQKPFVHWDNIKKSIKERYADLIVMDKIIFNRDQSDFWIYAMYNVDPRMTFIVAYESCSKQKDKDAHVTTFITDMCLQMRCNKVFESLKLAK